In Flammeovirga kamogawensis, the sequence AAATTACAGGATGCTCAATCCTATTATCTACTATTAAATCTATTCTATTATCAACTAATTCTACAATTATAGCACTTTGATCGTACACAAAGCTACTAACCATAGAATAGCTATAATATGGATAATAACCATACTCTCCCCATACTTTATCCCATAAAGAAGCAGTAGGCCATGCTGTAACTGCATTAATATTTTGGTTATTTATATACAGTAGAATGCTTAAATCTGCACCGTTAATTGCTTTTGTCTTCGTGTATTCGTACCCTACTGCTCTCATTTCCTCCATTGTCTTTTCCATTATCCATGTATCTACAGTAGTGTTATTATATGTAGATACACTATCGTTCTCTTCCAGGTGGATTACACCATTCTGAAACATAAACGTTGTGGAATTATCAAAGCTTTCAAGAAAATCAATATTCTTAACTGTAATTACATTGTCATAATCAGAAATATCAGAAGGAACTTCTTCTGTTAAAGAACAAGATGTAAAAGTAACATGACTTAGAGAGGCAATTAATAAATAAATAAAGGTGCGATTCATATATAGATTTTTAAATGAGATTAGTTAGATAAACGAATTTCATCGATCTATTTATTATGAATTTTGCTGAAAAAATATAAAAATATGTTTTTTATAAAGGTGATACTACTTACTAAGTATATTTCAATTTTATTCTGAACACCTATCTTATCAGTATTTACCAAATGATAAACCTCCTTTATCAGTATAGAAAAGAAGATTCTGTAATAATAATGTTTTAAACCATTTCCTAAAAAGGTAATGTTAATTGAGTGGTGGTTGCTCTATATGCTGTAAGAACGTTGTGATAACATCATCCCAATGTCCTTTTTTATAGTCTGGCTGTTTATTTTCATCTAAAAGGAAATAATTATGGTCACAATTGGCCCAACGTTTAACTGTTAGGTTATCCTTTCCTTGTTCTATAAAAAATAAAGGCATTATATCACATAATTCAGCTGCGTTATCTTCTGTTCCATAAGTTAGAAATATTGGTATGTTTAGAGCCAACCAATCATCAAATAATGGCTCTGAGAATGAGTTATATCCTTTTAAGTAACTATTAACTTTCAGTGAATCTGGATTAAATGAATCCTCATAATATTTATAATTTAAATTGATTCTTTTTTCCGCTTCCTTCCAAGTAATTTTATTGTTACGAGCATCCTGTTTTGCAATTCTAATAAATTGATCTACTCTACCAAATGGGTTTGCACCACTTAAACCAATATGTGAGATGTCTTTATTTTGTATAGCTAATTTTGTAGCAACTTTACTACCTTGTGAATGTCCGAAAACAACACACTTAGAAGTATCTACCCAAGGTTGTTTTTTCAAAAAATCTAATACTCTTATCCCCCTATCAACATAATTATTTAAATAATCTGCTTCCGTAAACTCTTTTAAAATTTGTTGTGGTTGCTTAGGGTCTGGTATATAAAAATTACCATATGGGCTTAAATGAGTACTATCTACAAAAATTGGTGTATGTGGCATAGAGATAACCACTAAATGATATTTTTGAGTAATTGCATTAAAATTAAAATTAGAAATTCCACCACCAAAGAAAAATGGTGAATCAGTACCTTTTATCCCCATAAACATAGGTAACGGCAGAGAGCCTTGACAAAATAAAAAAACAGGTTTTTTTTGTGTTATATCAGTATCAACAACAATAAAATTTATACTATCCGCTTCTATACTCGATTCTAAATTAATTACAGTTACCTTATCATACAATTTGTAACTTTCCTGAGAAAAGCTGTTTAAACTCAAAAGTAATATTAGATAGGTTAGGTGTAGTTTGTTATGCATTGATTAATGGTTTTAATTAAGCACTAATATTGATGTTTTTTTTTATTATCAATAGTTTTTAAGATTATACTTTACAATTATTTTATAAAGAGATATCAATGGCTTATTTAACTGCTATGAGTTTATAAACAACAAGCCAACCTAGTTTTTGAAGGTTGGCTTGTTGGGTTATGACTAATCTCGTTAAAAGATTAGCATTTAGATGTCAAATTCTTTTTTATATAACCACTCAGGAATATATTCCGAACTGACATTAATCTTTACGCCTCTATCATATGCCATAGTAACAGGAGCCAAGAGTAGCCAACTGACCCATCCTTTTGAAGCATCGGCTGAATGATCGGTATCATCACTTTCATCTGTATAATACTCTTGATGAAGTCTTAAGGCTTTTTCTAACTCTTTATTAAATAAGTCATCGTCTTTACGGAAAAGTGCATCGTATACACATAAAAGGGGTTCAAATTGATTTAATACAAATTCTGCTGCAAATTTTTCATCAAGGTAATTCCCTACAAATGGTTTTGTGGCTTCAAAAGCTTTGATTGTTAAGGCTTGTGTGGGGTTTTCTATTGCTTTAAAAAATTGGATAAGGATATGATCCAATTTATCATAATGAGCATTTGAAAGCTTAAAGTATTCTTCTTTGGCTTTTAACATCAAATCAAAACCTTCCCTATCCCTAAGCACAATAAAAATGCTTAAATATCTTAACCAAGAATTAAAGTCCACTAAAAGTTTTAGCCCCTTTGGTGCTTTCACTTGATGTGTTTTTCCTTCTTCCAAACTTATCTCTACCATTTCTTCTGGATTGTAAGCTAAGGTATAGTGTGCTTTGGCAAATCGTTTAATTAAAGAAAGAAAATAAATTTGTTCTTCTCGGTGATTGTCGCCTTCTAGGACTGATAATCTCCAAAGTAAATCAAGAAAGCTCCTTGTATTTAAACCTATTCTATCTGTATCTTCAATAAAAATATTTTCTTTAAAGCTTTCTTTGATCACTTCTTTGCGCCTTCTTATAGCTCGATAAACTAAATCAATGTCCTTAGATCTATGTGTATTATTTCTTTTAATATGTATCATATTATTGCTTGTTAAACTCTAGTTTAAATTTTGAAATTTTTGTTGGTTTCAAAGCCCCTGTATTAGTATTAAATTCTTGCTTTACTAAGAGGTAATCTATCTTTTTTGCATCATAAGCAACGGATAATTCATCTGCTAAATCTTTTGCATTTTGATCTCCTCTTTCCTGCATATGATCTATAATACTTAAAAGATACTCATCTGTTCCTTGTTCGTAGTTTTTTTGCTCATACAAACGAGTACCAATTTTTGAACTTCCCCCTTTTGCCTCTACAATAATAAATTTTTTGTTTTTAGTGTCATAATAAATTCTATCAAATTGACCTGATTTACCTGGCATTACAAATTCGAGAGGTTTCATTGTGGCATCATTATATATTTCGGGGATTAATTCATCGGAAGCTTTTTCTGCCGCTTTTTCAGACTCTAAACCAATTTTATTTTTTGTGGTTTTATAATCACTCGATGTTTTATCCTCTATTTCTTTTAAAGCATTTCTGTATTTATCTCTCTCTTCTTTAATCGCATTTAAAGCATCTGACGCAGGATCTTGTTGTTCAATATATACTCCATCTATTATTTTTGGATCATCTGGCAAGAAGGAGTCATCAAATTTAGCAAATTTTTCAATACTTTTTTGTTCTGCCAATATCTCACGCACTGCGGTTTCATTTTCAGCAGTACTTAGATTACTAATTAAATTCTTCTTGGATTGACTTGCTTGTATACCTGCTTTTATTTCTCCTACAAGCTGAGGGTATTCTTGATAAACATTGCTTAGATTCTCTAAATATTCAGGACTACTTCGAATTATAGAATTCTTTTCTAAAGTATAAAATGTAATTAAAATGATTGGATCTGAAGTCAATTTCTCTAATTCTTCTCCTCCTTTTTTACACGCTTCTATTAATGCCGACCATTTACAAGGATCTCCCGAAATAGCTTTTGCACTAAAAAATGGAAGAAGGAATAATAAGAATAAAATAATCTGTTTCATAATAGCTTTCTTATTGAGTTGGTAGAGTTGTACATAATTTTTCTTCAGGAAACATTTCTACAAACGTTTTCCATACATCCAACATCGTTGGACTTTCTTCGATTGATGCTTGAATATTTCCTAAGTCTGAAGATAGTTTAGACAATAGATTTGTGTCATTAGGAAGTGCTTCTAATTTGTTAAGTAGATCTATTGGGAGAGCATCACCTTTATTATTTAACCAAGTGGTTATTTCTTCATGATCTTTGAACTTTGATTTTAATCTAGCTAAAATATCTGTATCCACAGTAGTTAAAATTTTATCGATTACTTTTCGTTGTTCATTTGCATTATCAGTATACTTTGTCAGCTCTTGTTGAAGTTCTTTGGTTACTTTATTTTGTTCAATTAACGTAATTACTTCCTGTGCTTTTCCATCAGTAATATCTTGGTTAACTTCATAAAATGCTTTTTCAAAGCCATATGTTGAAACTTGTTTTGTTCCTCCTTTTCTACTGATATAAAGAAGCGATTCTTTTGTTACTTTTATCATTTCTCCATTCATAAGAGGTATCGACAGACTAATGGTATATTCTACTGTTTTTTCTAAATCTTGTCTACCTACCGCATAGACCAATCCCATACCATCCGCCACAAAATCTAATGCTATAAGTGATAATCCCATAGAAAGAATATCAAATGATGTATAAGCGTATTGATCAATGGTTTCCCAATAAATTTGTTCTCTATTCCATGTGTTGCTTGTTTTATCTATAGAATAAGCATCAAAATGAACAGTAATTTCTAAAGTATTCAAGCGTGCTACATATTTATTAAATGCTTGATCTTTTATATACTTTATAATTTGATCCTCAATAGCTTCATTTTTAGAAAATTGAACTGCATAAGTATCTTTAAATAAATACTCTTCTGTTTTTTCTGGTGTAAATTGAAGTAGCTGCTTGGAGTTAGAACCTTTTATATTCATAACTATGCTTTTTCTTGCATTTCGAATTAATTTTGGAACTAGAAGCAATAATTCTTGTCGAACTTTTTGATTCGGAGATGGAGCTTTTAATTTATCAATATCAATTTTGTATTGATCTACTTGGTTCATCATTAATTGAGTTGCCTCATTTTGATAGAGTTTCACATAATGATTTTGACCATAAAAACCTTGCCCTTGATATTTGGTGACATTAACCGATAAAGATGGGTTTAAAATCCCTTCATAAATAATTACTCGCTTTTCTGTATTCTTAAATAAATCAAATATAAAATCCACTAATATACCATGCTCTTTATCCAATTCTTTGATTAACCACTCTGAGGTAGCAATAGAATTGGCATAATCTGCTTTTAAATTAGATGTTTTAATATTGACATTAGAACCAGCATAAATACCTGGCATTGCATACATTTCACCCATATCATTACCAATACCTTTCAAGTTTACAAAAGGGATAGTAACCAAAATGTCATTTTTGGTATATCCTTTTTGTTCAAAAACTACTTTGGCTAAATCATTCCAACTTTTTTGATTGGTTGATAAAAAGTTTGTTTCTAAAAATACGACTTTAAATTGTTTGTCGTTTAGTGTCTCATAGGCATTTAACCTATCTACCATTCTTTCCCCTAACAAATTGCTATTGTTTGCATCAGTATTTAATTTTTCTTTAAGTGCATCAATTATTTCAGCTCTTTCATTTAATTTTTCTTCTACTGATTTACCAATAGATTTTGCATAGGAAATTAAATGATCAACTTTTGTTTCTCCATAATCTTTGAAGAATGTCGATTCATTTACATCAGCTTCAATCTCCTTACAAGTCAGACAAGAAGACTGAATTGTTGTTCCATTTATAGTCACATTTTTTGTTGCACAATCAATAGAGACTCTAAATCCAGTTGAAGTAGTTTTTATACTTTCAATAACCACTTCTTTTCCATCTGATGACTTATAACGTCTATTCGTTAATGACTGTGATAAGAAACGAAGGGTATAAACTTTACCTGATTCATCTATTAAGGAATGAACTGCTCCTCTTGCAGATGTGGTTACATCATCATTTGTATAGATAGAGTAAGGTCTCAATTTTGAGTCTTTATATAAACTTAAATCAATGGCTGTTCCATCAGGTGTATAAAATATGGTTTGTTTAACTACTTCAGCAATTACATTTTTATCACACAAAATCGCTACTGAACTTCCATTTTGATTATAAGCCATTCCCTCCTGATCCTCATTCACAAACGAAACCATTGCTGCAGGATTTTGTAATATTTCCCATTGCCATTTCCATAGTTCCAAACCGCCATTGTAGTCCATTAAATTGGCTGTTGAGCCTTTCGTAATTCCTTCTAGCGTTTTCCATGTGTGCCCTAATCCAAAAGCACCATGACCAAGTTCGTGGGCTACTGTACGGTAAGTTTCTACGTTATTCGAGGGGTTAAAAATAAAACCGTAACGAGAGGATAAAGGCATAAAACCATTTACTCCTTCATCTGATGCTTTGGGCGACCAGAACAAGACAACCTCTTTTCCTTTGGGTTTTGTATGCTTGTCTCTGAAGTATTTGATGATGTTTTTTTGCTCCGAAGTATACGCTGTCAACGACTCTGAATCACCAACTTGTAGGGCATCATCTTGTGGGTTGATGTCCCAAGCACTGTACTTTAAATCATAGCTATCTTTTATGTCTACAGTCCACTCTATAAGTGCTTGACCATAAACTGAATTTAGGTACATTTGTAAGGCTGTGGCATCGGGAAGAGTTTGTCCGTTTACTGCGTAAATTCGTAATGTGTATTGCTGTTTCTCGTAAGGTTGCACATTAATTTTTCCTACATACTTTTCTTTTCCGTTAATGGTTTTGTACGCTTGCCATTCTGTAGGCTTGTTGTCTTTTTTACTTTGTAAGCTAACTACACCATCACGAGCATTGGCTGTTAAACTTTTGTCTTCTGAACGGAAAAACACATTTTCTGTGGCTCCATTGATGGCCACTTCTACGGTGTTTGTTCCCTCGGCAACAACCCACGGAAGGATATAATTTTCTGTATCACCCCCAAAATTTATTTCGGTATAATAACTTTTATCTGCAGTTCTTCCACCTGTATCAAAACCGTAGGGAGTTGATTCGTTTTTAGTAAAAATGATTAAGTCTTCAGTGGCCCAATTACTACCATCCTGTACTTCGCCCTCATCATTTGCGGTGGCATTGTACATTTTCTCAAAAATCATTTTAAAAGCCCAAACACTGGTTTTTGCCATGTCTACTGCTTCCGGAATACCTCCTCCAGAAAAACGACCTAAAATAGTAGATGCCTCCGCTAATTGATCTTTAGAATTTATAATATTTTGAGTGGTTGAAATAATATTTTCAACATTTGCATCGCTACCACCTTGAATAATTTCTATAACACTCACCATTTGGTCTACAATTGCCAAAAGAGCTTCTTCTTCTTGCTGTCTCACCAAAGAAGAAGCCGCACTTGGAGGTAAAGTATCCCCATCTATTTTAGCAATATAGGCCAATAGTGTATCGCCGTCTGCTACTACTTGTTGGGCTTTACCGCTACGAATTGCACCCGATTTATCGTTAAGAACATCAACAACACCTGTTGTAAACTTTACAAAATATTTTATTCCTTTTTGCAGCTCGGCAGTAACATAATTGATTGCTTTTTTTATAGCTTGAGATTTTTTCCCTTGTGCTGTTGCAACTGTTTGTCTTCTAGATTCAACGGTTGTTTCCATTGCTTCTACGGCTGCAACTGCTTCCTCATAACCTTCATCTTCTTCGTCTAGGTTTTTGAGGTGTTTTTTTGCTTCTTTAAGAAGCTTTTTCTCTTCTTTTAATTGTTCTTTACTGGTATCTACTTCAGATTTAGAAGAGGTATAATCCTGTTTTATGTCCGTAGGCAGATTATCTATTACATTAGCTACAAACTCAGCACCTGCTAAAACCTTATCCAATACATCAAGACCTCCCATTATTGCTGCTGCCAATTCGGGTGGAATAATATCTGTGTCAGACCCTGTTACTAACGCTTCTCCATCAATTAATTGGTTGTCTGTGTTTAAGGTAATGTCTTCCCATTCTACATTAAAAAACACCTTATTAAATGCGGCTA encodes:
- a CDS encoding DUF4136 domain-containing protein; this encodes MNRTFIYLLIASLSHVTFTSCSLTEEVPSDISDYDNVITVKNIDFLESFDNSTTFMFQNGVIHLEENDSVSTYNNTTVDTWIMEKTMEEMRAVGYEYTKTKAINGADLSILLYINNQNINAVTAWPTASLWDKVWGEYGYYPYYSYSMVSSFVYDQSAIIVELVDNRIDLIVDNRIEHPVIWQGFLAGATDADTESNQKRIEDGIHLMFKISPYISVK
- a CDS encoding immunity 49 family protein, coding for MIHIKRNNTHRSKDIDLVYRAIRRRKEVIKESFKENIFIEDTDRIGLNTRSFLDLLWRLSVLEGDNHREEQIYFLSLIKRFAKAHYTLAYNPEEMVEISLEEGKTHQVKAPKGLKLLVDFNSWLRYLSIFIVLRDREGFDLMLKAKEEYFKLSNAHYDKLDHILIQFFKAIENPTQALTIKAFEATKPFVGNYLDEKFAAEFVLNQFEPLLCVYDALFRKDDDLFNKELEKALRLHQEYYTDESDDTDHSADASKGWVSWLLLAPVTMAYDRGVKINVSSEYIPEWLYKKEFDI